A window of the Miscanthus floridulus cultivar M001 chromosome 14, ASM1932011v1, whole genome shotgun sequence genome harbors these coding sequences:
- the LOC136505993 gene encoding light-inducible protein CPRF3-like, translating to MAAGSNAVQAQATARLHTPQEMTDDEEMSSTRLSLQLGRVGVKQSPSCPSSSSAARPPSAPAPAPGAAHHGPRPRHMLTEAEEEKRLRRVLANRESARQTILRRQAIRDELARKVADLSSQNETMKKEKDVVMKEHRSLKETNEQLKAQAHHLSLSLF from the exons ATGGCTGCAGGCAGTAATGCCGTGCAGGCGCAGGCGACGGCGCGGCTGCACACGCCCCAGGAGAtgaccgacgacgaggagatgtcGAGCACGAGGCTGAGCCTCCAGCTCGGCAGGGTCGGGGTCAAGCAGTCGCCGTCCTGCCCCAGCAGCTccagcgccgcccgcccgccgtcggcgccggcgccggcgcccggtGCTGCTCATCACGGGCCCAGGCCACGGCACATGCTCACCGAG gcggaggaggagaagcggctgCGGCGTGTGCTCGCCAACCGGGAATCGGCGCGGCAGACCATCCTCCGCCGTCAG GCGATTCGAGATGAACTGGCAAGGAAAGTTGCAGACTTGTCGTCACAGAACGAGACCATGAAAAAG GAGAAGGACGTGGTGATGAAGGAGCATCGTTCACTGAAAGAGACGAACGAGCAGCTGAAAGCGCAGGCACACCACCTCTCGCTTTCGCTATTCTAA